One genomic region from Accipiter gentilis chromosome Z, bAccGen1.1, whole genome shotgun sequence encodes:
- the DMRT3 gene encoding doublesex- and mab-3-related transcription factor 3 — MNGYGSPYLYMGGPVSQPPRAPLQRTPKCARCRNHGVLSWLKGHKRYCRFKDCTCEKCILIIERQRVMAAQVALRRQQANESLESLLPDSLRALPGPPGSAEPPAAPPGPSPCAAPSRAPAELAAAAALRWAAEPPPALPGPLPKADMNEERLGDASGADNAETYSDKDTDQRSSPDMTKARSSFTPESPEIVSVDEVGYAVHRNGGSTESRPDSPKYHPEQNHLLIEGPSGTVSLPFSLKANRPPLEVLKKIFPNQKPAVLELILKGCGGDLVSAVEVLLSSRSSVASGERTSAESDGLVLPSSGHIFEHTLSSYPISSSKWSVGSAFRVPDTLRFSADSSNVVPNPLAVPLQHPFPQPPRYPLMLRNTLARNQSSPFLPNDVTLWNTMTLQQQYQLRSQYVSPFSSNSASVFRSSPVLPSRSSEDPRISIPDDGCPIVSKQPMYTEDEYDERSDSSDSRNTQHILD; from the exons ATGAACGGCTACGGCTCTCCGTACCTCTACATGGGCGGCCCGGTGTCGCAGCCGCCGCGGGCTCCGCTGCAGCGGACGCCCAAGTGCGCCCGGTGCCGCAACCACGGCGTGCTGTCCTGGCTGAAGGGCCACAAGCGCTACTGCCGCTTCAAGGACTGCACCTGCGAGAAGTGCATCCTCATCATCGAGCGGCAGCGGGTGATGGCCGCCCAGGTGGCGCTTCGCCGGCAGCAGGCCAACGAGAGCCTGGAGAGCCTCCTCCCGGACTCCCTGCGCGCCCTCCCGGGGCCGCCGGGCAGCGCCGagccccccgccgcgccgccggggccGTCGCCCTGCGCCGCGCCGTCGCGGGCCCCCGCCGagctggccgccgccgccgccctgcgcTGGGCCGCCGAGCCGCCCCCCGCGCTCCCGGGGCCGCTTCCCAAGGCAG ACATGAATGAGGAACGTCTGGGTGATGCCAGTGGAGCAGACAATGCTGAGACCTACAGTGACAAAGACACAGACCAAAGGAGTTCCCCAGACATGACTAAAGCCAGAAGTTCCTTCACCCCTGAGAGCCCTGAAATTGTTTCAGTGGATGAGGTTGGTTATGCAGTTCACAGAAATGGTGGGAGCACAGAGAGCCGTCCAGACAGCCCCAAGTACCACCCAGAGCAGAACCACCTCCTGATAGAAGGTCCTTCTGGGACAGTTTCTTTACCTTTCAGTTTgaaagccaacagacctccactTGAAGTCTTGAAAAAGATCTTCCCTAACCAAAAGCCAGCTGTGCTGGAGTTGATCCTGAAGGGGTGCGGCGGTGATCTGGTGAGTGCTGTAGAGGTTCTCCTGTCCAGTAGGTCGTCAGTGGCCAGTGGTGAGAGAACGTCTGCAGAATCTGATGGTCTGGTTTTGCCTTCCAGTGGGCACATTTTTGAACACACGCTGAGTTCGTACCCTATTTCCTCTTCCAAGTGGTCAGTGGGCTCAGCATTTAGGGTTCCTGACACGCTGAGGTTCTCTGCTGATTCCAGTAATGTTGTGCCAAATCCTCTGGCCGTACCTTTGCAGCACCCTTTCCCTCAGCCACCACGCTACCCGCTGATGCTGAGGAACACTTTGGCAAGGAACCAGTCCAGCCCATTCCTGCCCAATGATGTCACCCTGTGGAACACCATGACACTGCAGCAGCAGTACCAGCTGCGGTCCCAGTATGTCAGTCCTTTCTCTAGCAACTCAGCCAGCGTTTTCCGAAGCTCACCTGTCCTTCCTTCCCGCTCGTCAGAAGATCCTAGGATCTCAATCCCTGATGACGGGTGTCCTATTGTGTCTAAGCAACCAATGTACACAGAAGATGAGTATGATGAAAGGTCTGATTCTTCAGACTCCAGGAATACTCAACACATTTTAGACTGA